A window from Vulcanimicrobium alpinum encodes these proteins:
- a CDS encoding PucR family transcriptional regulator yields the protein MHDEKVVAARRLRRDSSETLLGYAEALARVAAGGGGAQALAAHLAATIDAAVLIEDTQWRHLAVAGTSERAIPPSVRDLLPKDTDVDDGVRLAPPADARARAFPVRAGETRLGWISVFPAGTRALDEHAGLVRLTAAQIAVELSRDSGGGRGRRRGFWDRLLARAYEDPLEAREDAQARGIALAPGYVAVAVEGEGLDEAVASQKNAEIRRVCLDTLGSRTGEVIVIERGGGFFFLVPAPLEVDAANARTAATLIPRGIVRAGLDVKVVGGVGRHAEMISVAQSVDESREAMIIARRMFGGGRVMPYDDLGVYPLLHRTGATREDWRAFATRVLEPLRAYDEKHQTELVRTLKLFFDVGQNIKEAAARLNVHRHTVFYRLRQIGEIGRLDLDSPHDQLTVRAALAVDALDA from the coding sequence GTGCACGACGAAAAAGTAGTCGCCGCCCGGCGCCTCCGGCGCGACAGCTCCGAAACGCTGCTCGGTTATGCCGAAGCGCTCGCTCGCGTCGCCGCGGGCGGCGGCGGTGCGCAAGCGCTGGCCGCACACCTTGCCGCGACGATCGACGCTGCCGTGCTGATCGAAGACACCCAGTGGCGCCATCTCGCGGTAGCGGGGACGTCGGAACGCGCGATTCCGCCCTCAGTGCGCGATCTGTTGCCGAAGGACACCGACGTCGACGACGGCGTCCGCCTCGCGCCGCCGGCCGACGCGCGCGCTCGCGCGTTCCCGGTGCGCGCCGGCGAGACGCGGCTGGGCTGGATCTCCGTGTTTCCGGCGGGGACGCGCGCGCTCGACGAACACGCGGGGCTCGTGCGGCTCACCGCGGCGCAGATCGCGGTCGAGCTCTCGCGCGATTCCGGCGGCGGACGCGGGCGGCGGCGCGGCTTCTGGGACCGGCTTCTCGCGCGCGCGTACGAAGATCCGCTCGAAGCACGGGAAGACGCGCAGGCGCGCGGGATCGCGCTGGCGCCCGGCTACGTCGCCGTCGCGGTCGAAGGCGAAGGGCTCGATGAAGCGGTCGCCTCGCAGAAGAATGCGGAGATCCGCCGCGTCTGTCTCGACACGCTCGGCTCGCGCACCGGCGAGGTGATCGTGATCGAGCGCGGCGGCGGCTTCTTCTTCCTCGTCCCGGCACCGCTCGAGGTCGACGCCGCGAACGCGCGCACGGCCGCGACGCTGATCCCGCGCGGGATCGTGCGCGCCGGCCTCGACGTGAAGGTCGTCGGCGGCGTCGGCCGCCACGCCGAGATGATCTCGGTCGCGCAGAGCGTCGACGAATCGCGCGAGGCGATGATCATCGCACGCCGCATGTTCGGCGGCGGCCGCGTGATGCCGTACGACGACTTGGGCGTCTACCCGCTGCTGCATCGCACCGGCGCGACGCGCGAGGATTGGCGCGCCTTCGCGACGCGGGTTCTCGAGCCGCTGCGCGCGTACGACGAGAAGCACCAAACCGAACTGGTCCGCACGCTGAAGCTCTTCTTCGACGTCGGGCAAAACATCAAGGAGGCCGCGGCGCGGTTGAACGTGCACCGACACACCGTCTTCTATCGACTGCGCCAGATCGGCGAGATCGGCCGGCTCGATCTCGACTCGCCGCACGACCAACTGACCGTTCGCGCCGCCCTCGCGGTCGACGCTCTGGACGCGTAG
- a CDS encoding glutamine synthetase family protein: MLTSVKDAAAARRAVLATAKERGVRWVRLAFVDVLGIQKSVSIPVGELEDAFNGKVTFDGGSIDGFVRGEEVDMVLRPDPATFTVLPWNDDGQTEARILCDIQMPDGTPFEGCARTTLKRVLEDAGDVVQRVQAALEVEYYLFELDAEGAPTTRTTDAGSYFDFSAGDRGQEARLATSIALEAMGIPITSAHHEHGAGQHELDLSAGGVLTMADRLVTVRGVVRRIAQRHGLHATFMPKPLEDSAGSGLHIYFALGEVDEVVRLHAISGLLDHAPAYTAVCNPTVNSYKRLVAAWDAPVYTVWSHRSANALVRVPPSFGGEPPLLEVRSPDASCNPYLAMAVLVEALAEGIRARSLPGDPFTGSTYELSERYRSDHGIKLLPKSLRQAIAALDADLVIRGALGDHIYHAFRDAKLAEYERYRRAVHPWERDAYLRVF; the protein is encoded by the coding sequence GTGCTCACGAGCGTGAAAGATGCGGCGGCGGCCCGGCGAGCGGTGCTCGCGACGGCGAAGGAACGCGGCGTGCGCTGGGTGCGGCTCGCGTTCGTCGACGTGCTCGGGATTCAGAAGAGCGTCTCGATCCCGGTTGGCGAACTCGAGGACGCGTTCAACGGCAAGGTGACCTTCGACGGCGGCTCGATCGACGGGTTCGTCCGCGGCGAAGAAGTCGACATGGTGCTGCGTCCCGATCCGGCGACGTTCACCGTGCTCCCCTGGAACGACGACGGTCAGACCGAGGCGCGGATCCTGTGCGACATCCAGATGCCCGACGGCACGCCGTTCGAAGGGTGCGCGCGCACCACGCTCAAGCGCGTCCTCGAAGACGCCGGCGACGTCGTGCAGCGCGTGCAGGCGGCACTCGAGGTCGAATACTATCTCTTCGAACTCGACGCCGAGGGTGCGCCGACGACGCGCACGACCGACGCGGGCAGCTACTTCGATTTCTCCGCCGGCGATCGCGGTCAGGAAGCGCGCCTCGCGACCAGCATCGCGCTCGAGGCGATGGGGATTCCGATCACCAGCGCCCATCACGAACACGGCGCCGGCCAGCACGAACTGGATCTTTCCGCGGGCGGCGTGCTGACGATGGCGGACCGGCTCGTCACGGTGCGCGGTGTCGTTCGCCGGATCGCCCAGCGCCACGGGCTGCACGCGACGTTCATGCCGAAGCCGCTCGAAGACTCGGCCGGCAGCGGGCTGCACATCTACTTCGCGCTCGGCGAGGTCGACGAAGTGGTCCGCCTGCATGCGATCTCGGGGCTGCTCGACCACGCGCCGGCCTACACCGCCGTCTGCAATCCGACGGTGAACTCGTACAAGCGGCTCGTCGCGGCGTGGGACGCGCCGGTGTATACGGTGTGGTCGCATCGCAGCGCCAACGCGCTGGTGCGCGTCCCGCCGTCGTTCGGCGGCGAACCGCCGCTGCTCGAAGTCCGCAGTCCCGACGCGTCGTGCAATCCGTATCTCGCGATGGCGGTGCTGGTCGAAGCGCTCGCCGAAGGGATCCGCGCGCGCTCGCTTCCCGGCGATCCGTTCACCGGCTCGACGTACGAACTCTCCGAGCGCTACCGCAGCGATCACGGGATCAAGCTGCTGCCGAAATCGCTGCGTCAGGCGATCGCCGCGCTCGACGCGGATCTGGTGATCCGCGGTGCGCTCGGCGACCACATCTATCACGCCTT